In Pseudomonas sp. ADAK18, a single window of DNA contains:
- a CDS encoding response regulator transcription factor: protein MPNILLVEDDAALSELIASYLERNGYHVNVLSRGDHVRERARLNPPDLVILDLMLPGLDGLQVCRLLRADSASLPILMLTARDDSHDQVLGLEMGADDYVTKPCEPRVLLARVRTLLRRSSLTEPQVANDQILMGNLCIDLSERSVTWRDQPVELSSGEYNLLVVLARHAGEVLSRDQILQRLRGIEFNGTDRSVDVAISKLRRKFDDHAGEARKIKTVWGKGYLFSRSEWEC from the coding sequence ATGCCCAACATCCTCCTGGTGGAAGACGACGCCGCACTCTCCGAGCTGATTGCCAGCTACCTGGAACGCAATGGCTATCACGTCAACGTGCTGAGCCGTGGCGACCACGTGCGCGAGCGGGCCCGGCTCAACCCACCGGATCTGGTGATTCTCGACCTGATGCTGCCGGGCCTCGACGGTCTGCAAGTCTGTCGGCTGTTGCGTGCCGATTCGGCGAGCCTGCCGATCCTGATGCTCACCGCCCGCGATGACAGCCACGACCAGGTGCTGGGCCTGGAAATGGGCGCCGACGACTACGTGACCAAACCCTGTGAACCCCGGGTATTGTTGGCCCGCGTGCGAACCCTGTTGCGCCGCAGCAGCCTCACCGAACCCCAAGTGGCCAACGACCAGATTCTCATGGGCAACTTGTGCATCGATTTGTCGGAGCGTTCGGTGACCTGGCGTGATCAACCGGTGGAATTGTCCAGCGGTGAATATAACTTGTTGGTGGTCCTGGCCCGGCATGCCGGTGAAGTGCTCAGCCGCGACCAGATCCTGCAACGCTTGCGGGGTATCGAGTTCAACGGTACCGACCGCTCGGTGGACGTGGCCATCTCCAAGCTGCGACGCAAGTTCGACGATCACGCCGGTGAGGCGCGAAAGATCAAGACGGTGTGGGGCAAGGGCTACCTGTTCAGCCGTTCCGAGTGGGAATGCTGA
- a CDS encoding efflux RND transporter periplasmic adaptor subunit produces MSKNLFAPFCLLALALTLSACDNSSSGPPEMPLAKVRIETLEAKPLSISNELSGRIAAPRIAEVRARVAGVVLQRVFKEGHDVKQGDVLFRIDPAPFKADLDSAQASLRKAEANAFQARLQEQRYSQLVEGNAISAQEYDNARAAARQTAAEVAANQAAVQRAKLSLGYATVTAPISGRIGRALVTEGALVGQNEATPLAVIQQLDPIHADLTQSTRELNDLRRAFRAGNLKQVGQDQAKATLIQDDGSLYPLPGKLLFAEISVDPGTGQIILRSEFPNPDLDLLPGSFIRVRLEQAVDQQGISVPQRSITRDSAGIPMVLLLDAEQMVSLQPVELGSVINDRWIVTSGLKPGDRIVVEGLQHARPGEKVQVDDSPEPLAQARGQ; encoded by the coding sequence ATGTCGAAGAATCTGTTTGCGCCGTTTTGCCTGTTAGCCCTGGCACTGACATTGAGCGCTTGTGACAACTCTTCCAGTGGCCCCCCCGAAATGCCGCTGGCCAAAGTACGCATCGAAACCCTCGAAGCCAAGCCCCTGTCCATCAGCAACGAGCTGAGCGGACGGATCGCGGCGCCGCGCATCGCCGAAGTGCGTGCGCGGGTGGCCGGTGTAGTGCTGCAACGGGTGTTCAAGGAAGGCCATGACGTCAAACAGGGCGATGTGCTGTTCCGTATCGACCCGGCACCGTTCAAGGCTGACCTGGACAGCGCTCAGGCCAGCCTGCGCAAGGCCGAAGCCAATGCGTTCCAGGCCCGCTTGCAGGAGCAACGCTACAGCCAGTTGGTGGAGGGCAACGCCATCAGCGCCCAAGAGTATGACAACGCCCGCGCCGCCGCCCGACAAACCGCCGCTGAAGTCGCCGCCAATCAGGCCGCCGTGCAACGGGCCAAGCTGAGCCTGGGCTACGCCACGGTCACCGCGCCGATTTCCGGCCGCATCGGCCGGGCCTTGGTCACCGAAGGCGCCCTGGTGGGCCAGAACGAAGCCACGCCGCTGGCGGTCATCCAGCAACTGGACCCGATCCACGCTGACCTGACCCAGTCCACCCGCGAGCTCAATGACTTGCGCCGGGCTTTTCGCGCCGGGAACTTGAAGCAAGTCGGCCAGGACCAGGCCAAGGCCACGCTGATCCAGGATGACGGCAGCCTCTACCCCTTGCCCGGCAAGTTGCTGTTCGCCGAGATCAGCGTTGACCCGGGTACCGGCCAGATCATCCTGCGTAGCGAGTTCCCCAACCCGGACCTCGACCTGTTGCCCGGCAGTTTCATCCGCGTACGCCTGGAACAAGCCGTCGACCAGCAAGGCATCAGCGTACCGCAGCGGTCGATCACCCGTGACAGCGCCGGCATTCCCATGGTGTTGCTGCTGGATGCCGAGCAAATGGTCAGTCTGCAACCCGTGGAGTTGGGGTCGGTAATCAACGATCGCTGGATCGTCACCAGTGGCCTCAAGCCCGGTGACCGCATTGTCGTGGAAGGCCTGCAACACGCGCGTCCTGGCGAAAAGGTCCAGGTCGACGACAGCCCCGAGCCACTCGCCCAAGCGCGTGGCCAGTAA
- a CDS encoding efflux RND transporter permease subunit has product MPQFFIDRPIFAWVVALFILLAGALAIPQLPVAQYPNVAPPKVEIYAVYPGASAQTLDESVVSLIEQELNGADHLLYFESQSSLGSATITATFQPGTNPEMAQVDVQNRLKAVEPRLPQAVTQQGLQVEKVSAGFLLLITLTSSDGKLDDVALSDYLARNVMNEIKRLDGVGKAQLYGAERAMRIWIDPQKLIGFNLTPADVNAAIAAQNAQVSAGSIGDLPGTSTQEITASILVKGQLSTPAEFADIVLKANPDGSTVRIGDVARVEIGSQEYQFSTRLNGKPSTAVSVQLSPGTNALNTATLVRAKMDELARYFPANVEYKIPYDTSPFVKVSITKVVYTLGEAMLLVFAVMFLFLQNIRYTLIPTLVVPVALMGTFATMLLLGFSINVLTMFGMVLAIGILVDDAIVVVENVERIMATEGLSPKEATRKAMGQITGAIVGITLVLVAVFLPMAFMPGSVGVIYQQFSLSMATSILFSAFLALTLTPALCATLLKPIAKGEHHEKTGFFGWFNRRFEQLTNRYEGWVAYAIKRSGRYLLIYLVLLVGLGVLFSRLPSSFLPVEDQGYTITDIQLPPGASKNRTVQVAEQIEAHNATEPGVGDTTMIMGFSFSGSGQNAALAFTTLKDWSQRSSEDSAAAIADRATEAFTELKDAIAYAILPPPVDGLGTSSGFEFRLQDRGGVGHAALMAARTELLAAAEKSPILANVRESALAEAPQVQLEVDRKQANALGISFADIGNVLSSAIGSAYINDFPNQGRMQRVVVQAEGDQRSQVADLMKIHVRNNVGKMVPLSAFVQARWVQGPAQLTRYNGYPAIAISGEAAPGHSTGEAMEEIQRLVTQLPAGLGQEWTGLSLQERLSGSQAPLLLVLSLLIVFLCLAALYESWSIPTSVLLVVPLGVLGAVLAVTLRGMPNDVFFKVGLITIIGLSAKNAILIIEFAKDLYDQGEDLFEATLKAARLRLRPIIMTSLAFILGVVPLAIATGASSASQQAIGTGVIGGMITATLAVVFVPVFFVVVMKLVRKRHKEG; this is encoded by the coding sequence ATGCCGCAGTTCTTTATTGATCGCCCGATCTTCGCCTGGGTGGTCGCCTTGTTTATTCTGTTGGCTGGCGCTCTCGCCATCCCGCAGCTTCCGGTGGCGCAGTACCCCAACGTGGCACCACCGAAAGTGGAAATCTACGCGGTGTACCCGGGCGCCTCGGCCCAGACCCTGGACGAAAGCGTGGTCAGCCTGATCGAGCAAGAGCTCAACGGCGCCGACCACCTGCTGTATTTCGAATCCCAGAGCAGCCTTGGTTCGGCCACCATCACCGCCACCTTCCAGCCAGGCACCAACCCAGAAATGGCTCAGGTCGACGTGCAAAACCGCCTCAAGGCCGTTGAGCCACGCCTGCCGCAAGCGGTGACACAGCAAGGCTTGCAGGTGGAAAAAGTTTCCGCCGGTTTCCTGCTGCTGATCACCCTGACCTCCAGCGACGGCAAGCTTGACGACGTAGCGCTCAGCGATTACCTGGCGCGCAACGTGATGAATGAGATCAAGCGCCTGGACGGCGTCGGCAAGGCGCAGCTGTATGGTGCCGAGCGGGCGATGCGGATCTGGATCGACCCGCAGAAGCTGATCGGTTTCAACTTGACACCCGCCGATGTGAATGCCGCGATTGCCGCGCAGAACGCCCAGGTTTCAGCCGGTAGCATTGGTGACTTGCCGGGCACCTCGACTCAGGAAATCACTGCGTCGATCCTCGTCAAAGGCCAGCTGTCGACGCCTGCGGAATTTGCCGACATCGTGCTCAAGGCCAATCCGGATGGTTCCACTGTGCGTATCGGTGACGTGGCGCGGGTGGAAATTGGCAGCCAGGAATACCAGTTCTCCACGCGCCTGAACGGCAAGCCGTCCACCGCCGTCAGCGTGCAACTGTCGCCGGGGACCAACGCCCTGAACACCGCAACGCTGGTGCGAGCGAAGATGGACGAACTGGCCCGCTATTTCCCGGCCAATGTCGAATACAAGATCCCGTACGACACCTCGCCGTTCGTCAAGGTCTCGATCACCAAAGTGGTGTACACCCTGGGTGAGGCGATGCTGCTGGTGTTTGCGGTGATGTTCCTGTTCCTGCAGAACATCCGCTACACCCTGATCCCGACGCTGGTGGTACCGGTGGCATTGATGGGTACCTTTGCCACCATGCTGTTGCTGGGATTCTCGATCAACGTGTTGACCATGTTCGGCATGGTGCTGGCCATCGGGATCCTGGTGGACGACGCGATTGTGGTGGTGGAGAACGTCGAACGGATCATGGCCACCGAGGGTTTGTCGCCCAAGGAAGCGACGCGCAAGGCCATGGGCCAGATTACGGGTGCGATCGTCGGCATTACCCTGGTGCTGGTGGCCGTGTTCCTGCCAATGGCGTTCATGCCGGGTTCGGTGGGTGTGATCTATCAGCAATTCTCGCTGTCGATGGCCACCTCGATCCTGTTCTCGGCCTTCCTGGCCCTGACCTTGACCCCGGCATTGTGCGCAACCTTGCTCAAGCCGATCGCCAAGGGTGAGCACCATGAAAAGACTGGGTTCTTCGGCTGGTTCAACCGGCGCTTTGAACAGCTGACCAACCGCTACGAAGGTTGGGTGGCCTATGCCATCAAGCGCAGCGGGCGTTACCTGCTGATTTACCTGGTGCTGCTGGTGGGCCTGGGTGTGCTGTTCAGCCGACTGCCCTCCTCGTTCCTGCCGGTGGAAGACCAGGGCTACACCATCACTGACATCCAGCTGCCACCGGGCGCCAGCAAGAACCGCACGGTGCAGGTGGCCGAGCAGATCGAGGCACATAACGCCACTGAGCCTGGCGTGGGCGACACCACGATGATCATGGGCTTCAGTTTCTCCGGTTCCGGGCAGAACGCGGCACTGGCGTTTACCACGCTCAAGGATTGGTCGCAGCGCAGCAGCGAAGATTCGGCTGCCGCCATCGCGGATCGGGCAACCGAAGCCTTTACCGAGCTCAAGGACGCGATTGCCTATGCGATCTTGCCGCCGCCCGTGGATGGCCTGGGCACGTCCAGTGGTTTCGAGTTCCGCTTGCAGGATCGTGGTGGCGTCGGCCATGCCGCGTTGATGGCGGCCCGTACCGAGCTGCTGGCCGCTGCCGAGAAGAGTCCGATCCTCGCCAACGTGCGTGAAAGCGCCCTGGCCGAAGCACCTCAGGTGCAGCTTGAGGTCGACCGCAAGCAAGCCAATGCCCTGGGCATTTCCTTTGCTGATATCGGCAACGTGCTGTCTTCAGCGATTGGTTCGGCCTATATCAACGACTTCCCCAACCAGGGCCGTATGCAGCGGGTTGTCGTGCAGGCTGAAGGCGATCAGCGCAGCCAGGTGGCGGACCTGATGAAGATCCATGTGCGTAACAACGTCGGCAAGATGGTACCGCTGTCAGCCTTCGTGCAAGCCCGTTGGGTGCAGGGCCCGGCGCAGTTGACCCGCTACAACGGTTACCCGGCCATCGCTATTTCCGGTGAGGCCGCGCCCGGCCACAGTACCGGTGAGGCCATGGAGGAAATCCAGCGTCTGGTCACACAATTGCCAGCGGGGCTGGGCCAGGAATGGACCGGCCTGTCGTTGCAGGAACGCTTGTCCGGCTCTCAGGCACCACTGCTGTTGGTACTGTCGCTGCTGATCGTGTTCCTGTGTTTGGCGGCGCTGTATGAAAGCTGGTCGATCCCGACCTCGGTGTTGCTGGTGGTGCCGCTGGGGGTGCTTGGTGCGGTACTGGCCGTGACCTTGCGCGGGATGCCCAACGACGTGTTCTTCAAGGTCGGACTGATTACCATCATCGGTTTGTCGGCAAAAAATGCGATTTTGATCATCGAGTTCGCCAAGGACCTGTACGACCAAGGCGAAGACCTGTTCGAGGCCACCTTGAAGGCTGCGCGCCTGCGTCTGAGGCCGATCATCATGACGTCCCTGGCGTTCATCCTCGGCGTAGTGCCGTTGGCCATCGCCACCGGCGCCAGCTCGGCGAGCCAGCAAGCCATCGGCACCGGAGTGATCGGCGGGATGATCACCGCGACCTTGGCGGTAGTGTTTGTACCGGTGTTCTTTGTGGTGGTCATGAAACTGGTGCGCAAGCGCCACAAAGAGGGCTGA
- a CDS encoding DUF1345 domain-containing protein: MYFLARTHPRLSTAAVLGLAVGILVPADTIISKVLFGWNAGVWTYLVLMLWLTIRAKADDVKRIAEVEDENAGLVLFMVCIAAIASLATITFELIGTKNLGTAERLLHYGFTGLTVIGSWLLIGMIFSVHYARLYYTWEGKEPALRFAEGLLTPNYWDFLYFSFTIGVAVQTSDVGVATRSLRKIVLAQSLIGFLFNTAILGFSINIAAGLFG, encoded by the coding sequence ATGTACTTTCTCGCCCGCACCCACCCTCGCCTCTCCACCGCCGCCGTCCTGGGTTTGGCGGTGGGTATCCTGGTTCCGGCCGATACGATCATCAGCAAAGTCCTCTTCGGCTGGAATGCCGGCGTCTGGACCTATCTGGTGCTGATGCTATGGCTGACGATCCGAGCCAAGGCAGACGATGTGAAGCGCATCGCAGAGGTTGAGGATGAGAACGCCGGCCTGGTGCTGTTCATGGTGTGTATTGCGGCCATCGCGAGCCTGGCGACCATTACGTTTGAGTTGATAGGCACCAAGAACCTTGGCACCGCCGAGCGCTTGCTGCACTACGGTTTTACCGGACTGACCGTGATCGGTTCCTGGTTGCTGATCGGGATGATCTTCAGCGTGCACTACGCACGGCTGTATTACACCTGGGAGGGTAAGGAGCCAGCGCTGCGCTTTGCCGAAGGGTTGCTGACACCCAACTATTGGGACTTCCTGTATTTCTCTTTCACCATTGGCGTGGCGGTGCAAACGTCCGACGTGGGCGTCGCGACTCGCAGCCTGCGCAAGATAGTCCTGGCGCAGTCGCTGATTGGCTTTCTGTTCAATACGGCGATTCTGGGGTTTTCGATCAACATTGCCGCTGGGCTGTTCGGCTGA
- a CDS encoding autotransporter outer membrane beta-barrel domain-containing protein: protein MNFNTLFKRHPLAVALQMPAAGFLILGASLAQATTELHPGMERTIGAGARVDDWVIGKDAHLTSNGAELKQSRISSGKLTLNAGTKAQDIYATQGSQVSLDGTTLEARASTAYAVNLQGSHAQIRGSSVINNNGVGILAARNFLTQDGSTVNVFDSLVQGSTEGARATSFSQLNFIGSDVVATDENGIGVLLFGGSASASDSRIIGGENGVRLSYEYVDMNASTLVLSGSHVEGRNGAALLVEGDEYGSTDADIQVLNGSTLTGGNGNILEVTGGSLANMNVDRSFLVGDVVVEDGSTAKLQLNNGSWLTGQLKNVAELSVNEESHWVLVGNSAVGDLKMGGGTVHFGGPDEFYQLDVKSLAGSGTYIMHTDFSNGQTDFLNVEGKAEGNHSLLLAATGSELSNAQPVHVVHTEGGDGKFTLLGDTVDVGAYSYGLKQEGTDWFLDPTRRGTSTSAQSVLALFNSAPTVLYGEMSILRTRMGELRFSDGQSNGLWMRSYGNKFEVAGNKNGAGYSQIQKGFTIGADAPLSGGDGQWLAGVMAGHSTSDLSLTRGSKGEVKSYYLGAYATWLDDESGLYFDGVAKLNRLHNDVNVTMSDGKRAKGNYAQNAVGASAEVGRHIKLDDGYFVEPYSQLSATITQAQSYELDNGLNAKGDRSASVVGKLGVTTGKNIQLDSGGVLQPYLRTALAHEFNHSNKVKINDQTFNNDVFGSRIEVAAGVAVSMSKNVKLHADFEHSRGKKIDQPWGVNVGVRYDF from the coding sequence ATGAATTTCAATACACTCTTCAAAAGGCACCCTTTGGCAGTAGCGCTTCAAATGCCAGCGGCTGGTTTCTTGATTTTAGGTGCTTCGTTGGCACAAGCCACCACGGAGCTTCATCCAGGTATGGAACGCACTATTGGGGCCGGTGCCAGAGTCGATGACTGGGTAATCGGCAAAGATGCCCACTTGACGTCCAATGGTGCCGAGTTAAAACAGTCCCGTATTTCGTCAGGCAAGCTGACACTCAATGCAGGGACCAAGGCGCAGGACATCTACGCTACCCAAGGCTCGCAAGTCAGTCTTGACGGCACTACGCTTGAAGCCAGAGCCTCGACTGCCTATGCCGTCAACCTGCAGGGCAGCCATGCTCAAATCAGGGGCAGCAGCGTCATTAACAATAATGGCGTGGGCATCCTCGCTGCACGTAACTTCCTGACCCAGGATGGATCGACTGTCAATGTGTTCGATAGCCTCGTCCAAGGCTCGACGGAGGGCGCGCGCGCCACGTCATTCAGCCAACTTAACTTCATTGGCTCGGATGTGGTTGCTACCGACGAAAATGGCATCGGAGTACTGCTATTCGGCGGCTCGGCCAGTGCGTCCGATAGCCGGATCATCGGCGGCGAGAATGGCGTACGCCTGAGCTATGAATATGTAGACATGAACGCCAGCACCCTGGTATTGAGCGGCTCTCATGTTGAAGGCCGCAACGGGGCGGCGTTGCTGGTAGAGGGGGATGAATACGGCTCGACTGACGCTGACATACAAGTGCTCAACGGGTCGACCTTGACCGGTGGCAACGGCAATATTCTGGAGGTCACCGGTGGTTCCCTCGCCAACATGAACGTCGACCGCAGCTTTCTGGTGGGTGATGTGGTGGTTGAGGACGGCAGTACCGCCAAGTTGCAACTCAACAACGGCTCCTGGCTCACCGGCCAGTTGAAAAATGTCGCCGAGTTGAGCGTCAATGAGGAGTCCCATTGGGTACTGGTAGGCAACAGCGCTGTTGGCGATCTGAAGATGGGCGGCGGTACTGTGCATTTCGGTGGGCCGGATGAGTTCTATCAACTGGACGTCAAGAGTCTGGCCGGTAGTGGCACCTACATCATGCACACCGACTTTTCCAACGGCCAGACCGATTTCCTGAACGTCGAAGGCAAGGCCGAGGGCAATCACAGCTTGTTGCTGGCTGCCACCGGGTCAGAGTTGTCGAATGCCCAACCCGTTCATGTGGTACACACCGAAGGAGGTGACGGCAAGTTCACCCTGTTGGGCGATACGGTCGATGTTGGAGCCTACTCTTACGGTTTGAAGCAAGAAGGCACTGACTGGTTCCTCGACCCTACCCGTCGCGGCACCAGCACCAGCGCCCAGTCGGTACTGGCCTTGTTCAACAGCGCGCCGACCGTGCTGTATGGTGAGATGAGCATCCTGCGTACGCGCATGGGTGAGTTGCGCTTCAGCGACGGCCAGAGCAACGGTTTGTGGATGCGCAGCTATGGCAACAAGTTCGAGGTAGCGGGCAACAAGAACGGTGCCGGCTACTCGCAGATCCAGAAAGGTTTCACCATCGGTGCCGATGCTCCATTATCCGGCGGTGATGGCCAGTGGCTGGCCGGTGTCATGGCCGGTCACAGTACCTCGGACTTGAGCCTGACCCGTGGCAGCAAGGGCGAGGTCAAGAGTTACTACCTCGGTGCCTATGCCACCTGGCTGGACGATGAAAGTGGCCTGTACTTCGACGGTGTCGCCAAGCTCAACCGCTTGCACAACGACGTCAACGTCACCATGAGTGATGGTAAACGTGCCAAGGGTAACTACGCGCAGAACGCAGTCGGTGCATCGGCGGAAGTGGGTCGGCATATCAAGCTGGATGACGGCTACTTTGTTGAACCGTACTCCCAACTGTCGGCGACCATTACCCAGGCCCAAAGCTACGAGCTGGACAATGGGTTGAACGCCAAGGGCGACCGTTCCGCTTCGGTGGTCGGCAAGCTGGGTGTGACAACAGGTAAAAACATTCAGCTGGACAGCGGTGGGGTATTGCAACCGTACCTGCGTACCGCGTTGGCCCATGAGTTCAATCATAGTAACAAGGTCAAGATCAACGACCAGACCTTCAATAATGATGTGTTCGGGTCGCGGATCGAAGTGGCTGCCGGTGTGGCGGTATCAATGTCGAAAAACGTTAAGCTGCATGCTGATTTTGAGCACAGCCGAGGTAAAAAGATCGATCAGCCGTGGGGCGTCAACGTCGGTGTGCGTTACGACTTCTAA
- a CDS encoding LacI family DNA-binding transcriptional regulator: MTSFSAAQRSRVTMLDVAERAGVSKASVSRFIGDDRALLSDAIALRIEQAIDELGYRPNQMARGLKRGRTRLIGMLVADIRNPYSIAVMHGVETACRKHGYSLVVCNTDRDDEQERLHLAALRAYNIEGLIVNTLGHHLDQLVELKREMPLVLVDRKVEPLHSDLVGLDNPAAVRMAIDHLEYQGYRDLLLVSEPPDGTSSRVERMESFKAEIARRSNLTGTVLEIDDALNTHLHAFLATTHNGPKALFCANGIAALACTKALRDLGCTLFEDIGLIALDDLDWYPLVGSGITALAQPTEAIGTQAFECLLKRLRGDTEPTRTLDFLPQLIIRGSTQSLVGTGLARDGGVSANRNID, translated from the coding sequence GTGACCTCTTTTTCCGCCGCCCAGCGCAGCCGTGTGACCATGCTTGACGTGGCCGAGCGCGCCGGGGTTTCCAAAGCCAGCGTGTCGCGCTTTATCGGTGACGATCGCGCTCTGCTTTCCGATGCCATTGCCCTGCGCATTGAACAGGCCATTGATGAACTCGGCTACCGCCCCAATCAGATGGCCCGCGGCTTGAAACGCGGCCGCACCCGCCTGATCGGCATGCTGGTGGCCGATATCCGCAACCCCTATTCGATTGCCGTGATGCACGGCGTGGAAACCGCCTGCCGCAAGCACGGCTACAGCCTGGTGGTGTGCAATACCGACCGCGATGACGAGCAAGAGCGTCTGCACCTGGCGGCCTTGCGTGCGTACAACATCGAAGGCCTGATTGTGAACACACTCGGCCACCACCTTGATCAGCTTGTTGAGTTAAAAAGGGAAATGCCCCTGGTGCTGGTGGACCGCAAGGTCGAGCCGCTGCACAGCGACCTGGTCGGCCTGGATAACCCGGCGGCAGTGCGCATGGCCATCGACCACCTTGAATACCAGGGCTATCGGGATCTGTTGCTGGTCAGCGAACCGCCCGATGGCACCAGCTCGCGGGTAGAGCGGATGGAGAGTTTCAAAGCCGAAATTGCCCGGCGTTCAAACCTGACCGGCACGGTGCTGGAAATCGACGACGCATTGAACACGCATCTGCATGCCTTCCTGGCAACGACTCACAACGGTCCAAAAGCCTTGTTCTGCGCTAACGGTATCGCAGCGCTGGCGTGCACCAAAGCGTTGCGCGACTTGGGCTGCACACTGTTCGAGGACATAGGTTTGATTGCCCTGGATGACCTGGATTGGTACCCGCTGGTTGGCAGCGGTATCACTGCCCTCGCCCAGCCGACCGAAGCCATTGGAACCCAGGCTTTCGAGTGCCTGCTCAAGCGTTTGCGTGGCGATACCGAACCCACGCGAACCCTGGATTTTCTGCCCCAACTGATTATCCGCGGGTCGACACAATCCCTTGTGGGAACCGGGCTTGCCCGCGATGGCGGTGTGTCAGCGAACAGAAATATTGACTGA
- a CDS encoding sugar phosphate isomerase/epimerase: protein MHKYPVSISLSSYGAELVHQRGQLSFVEVLAAAGAQRIEWREELLTTENPAELAQAAADHGLECVFSSPLELWVAGRAQPNAELASALDRAQAFGARWLKVSLGYFTDTNDLQSLSALLNRHPVRLLVENDQTLHGGRIEPMQRFFNEAERLQVPVKMTFDIGNWQWQDQSASTAARLLGRHVDYLHCKAVARRADGKLVALPPGAADLHLWEQLLRHMTQGITRAVEFPLQGENLVQVTALQVTALALLGQPRVENAHV, encoded by the coding sequence ATGCACAAATACCCCGTCTCCATCAGCCTCTCCAGCTACGGGGCCGAGCTTGTCCACCAACGTGGCCAGTTGAGTTTTGTCGAGGTGCTGGCAGCAGCCGGCGCCCAGCGCATCGAATGGCGTGAAGAATTACTGACCACCGAAAATCCCGCAGAGCTGGCGCAAGCGGCGGCAGACCATGGTCTGGAATGCGTGTTTTCCTCACCACTGGAACTGTGGGTCGCCGGACGCGCGCAGCCCAATGCCGAGCTGGCCTCGGCCCTCGACCGCGCCCAAGCCTTTGGTGCCCGCTGGCTGAAAGTCTCCCTCGGTTACTTCACCGACACCAACGACCTGCAAAGCCTGAGTGCACTACTCAACCGCCACCCGGTACGCCTGCTGGTGGAAAACGACCAGACCTTGCACGGCGGTCGTATCGAGCCGATGCAGCGCTTCTTCAATGAGGCTGAGAGGCTGCAGGTCCCCGTGAAAATGACGTTCGATATCGGCAATTGGCAATGGCAAGACCAGTCCGCCAGCACCGCTGCGCGCCTGTTGGGCCGACACGTCGACTACCTGCACTGCAAGGCGGTGGCTCGTCGCGCAGACGGCAAGCTAGTGGCACTGCCGCCGGGCGCCGCTGATTTACATCTGTGGGAACAACTGCTGCGGCACATGACTCAAGGTATTACACGGGCCGTGGAATTTCCGCTGCAAGGCGAAAACCTCGTCCAGGTCACCGCCTTGCAGGTTACCGCCCTCGCCCTCCTTGGCCAGCCTCGCGTGGAGAACGCTCATGTCTGA
- a CDS encoding sugar kinase, translated as MSEIDILSFGETMAMFVAEQTGDLASVGQFHKRIAGADSNVAIGLSRLGFNVSWLSRVGDDSLGRFVLDTLRNEGLDCSLVAVDPLHPTGFQLKSREDAGADPQVEYFRRGSAASHLSVAAIRPEVLQARHLHATGIPPALSDATRDLSRQLMVQMREAGRSVSFDPNLRPALWANEQRMISEINALACLADWVLPGLSEGRLLTGFEDPADIAAFYLDQGVEAVAIKLGPHGAYYRTQLDQGFVDAVPVTQVVDTVGAGDGFAVGMISALLENLSFAQAVQRGNWIGSRAVQSRGDMEGLPSRTDLPSVGTDASLWRAGLPALGCAAALRS; from the coding sequence ATGTCTGAGATCGATATTCTGTCGTTTGGCGAAACCATGGCGATGTTTGTCGCCGAGCAAACCGGTGACTTGGCCAGCGTTGGCCAGTTTCACAAGCGCATCGCCGGGGCCGACAGCAACGTTGCGATTGGCCTCTCGCGCCTGGGTTTCAACGTTTCCTGGCTCAGTCGGGTCGGTGATGACTCTCTAGGGCGCTTCGTGTTGGATACCTTGCGCAACGAAGGCCTGGATTGCAGCCTGGTGGCGGTTGATCCGCTGCACCCCACAGGCTTTCAACTCAAGTCCCGGGAAGATGCCGGCGCCGATCCGCAAGTCGAATACTTTCGTCGCGGTTCGGCGGCCAGTCATTTGTCTGTTGCGGCCATCCGCCCCGAGGTGTTACAGGCTCGCCATTTGCACGCCACCGGCATTCCTCCGGCGCTGTCCGATGCCACCCGTGACCTGTCCCGGCAATTGATGGTGCAAATGCGTGAAGCTGGCCGCAGCGTGTCGTTCGACCCCAACCTGCGTCCGGCCCTGTGGGCCAATGAACAGCGCATGATCAGTGAAATCAACGCCCTCGCCTGCCTGGCGGATTGGGTGTTGCCGGGCCTGAGCGAAGGCCGGTTGCTGACCGGCTTCGAAGACCCGGCCGACATTGCCGCGTTTTACCTGGACCAGGGTGTCGAAGCGGTAGCGATCAAGCTCGGCCCGCATGGTGCGTACTACCGCACGCAGTTGGACCAAGGCTTTGTCGACGCCGTGCCCGTCACCCAAGTGGTGGACACCGTCGGCGCCGGCGATGGTTTTGCAGTGGGCATGATCAGCGCCCTGCTGGAAAACTTAAGCTTTGCCCAAGCCGTACAGCGCGGCAACTGGATTGGCAGCCGCGCGGTGCAGAGTCGTGGCGACATGGAAGGCCTGCCGTCCCGGACCGATCTGCCCTCTGTCGGCACGGACGCCTCTTTGTGGCGAGCGGGCTTGCCCGCGTTGGGCTGCGCAGCAGCCCTGAGAAGCTGA